The Moorena producens PAL-8-15-08-1 genomic interval AAGCTTAATGCGTAGTGCTATAACAGTCAACCGTCAACCATCAACCCTCAATCGTCAACAAATTACCTTGATTCACCCCAACCTACTGGCACAGTTGATAACCTGTAGTATTTGCTAGGGAAGTATAACCCAATGGACAATATACGGATTGTAGTAACGGGAACAATAGGGGCTGGCAAATCTACCTTTGTCAGAACATTCAGCGAAGGTGCGGTTATTGAAACAGAACGAACGGCTACGGATGCCACATCATTGTTTAAGAAAAAAACGACCGTTGCCTTAGACTTTGGTTTGCGTCCCTTAAATCGGAACTTGGATTTGCACCTGTATGGAACTCCTGGTCAAGCTCGCTTTGATTTTATGTGGGATATTTTGATTCGCCGAGCTCACGCCTATATTTTATTGATGGCAGCTAATCGAACCAGTGATTTTGCTAGTGCTCGTCAGATTTTATCGTTTATGCAGGAGCGGGTCACTATTCCAATGATTATTGGTCTGACTCATACTGATGTTGCAGGGGCATGGACTCCAGAGGAAATTATGATGCGCATGGCATACATCGGCGATCCTAATCAACCTCCCATTGTAGCTGTTAATCCCAATAATAAGACCTCAGTATTTGAAGCTGTAATGATTTTGATGGCTCAGATGCTTTGCCAAGGGAGTGTTATTGAAGGTGCTAGGAAAGAAAAGGTAAGTAAGCCAGCTCCGCTACCTGTTAAGAACCAATATCATTGGCCGAAGCCTCAGTTTTTATCAGGGGGTTAGTCAGCGAGTAAGCATTGAGCTAAAGGCCTTGGCCTATGGCCACGCTACGCGAATGGCCACGCTACGCGAACAGCTAATGCGCTACAGATGGTGCTACTTGAAGTGCTATCAGGTAATAGGCTACGCACACGCTACGCGAACAGCGATCCAGGAGTTCAATGAACTAGTTGAATTGGATCGCTGAATTTTATTTTAAAAGCAATTATAATAGATCTAAATTCAGCAACTAAACCAGTAACTAGATTAAGCTTTGATAAAAAAGACTTGGATAAGACGCAATTAACACCAAGTTAGAACCAAGGGATTACTTTGCCTGGGAGTGGATCGACCTTGATGACACTAAACAGCTCATGGGGTTAGCAAGGATGAATCGATGGCTGCTGACGATCTAGCGTCTTATGATCTTGATAAGTTGCGTTTTTATCATCGGGTAATAACTCTATTCCGTCATTGGTGTACCACCCAGCAAACTTCATGAATTCAAAACTTGAGCTATTTGTAGATTGCGACTGGACCATTCGCCAGCCGAGTGGTCAAGGTAGATTTATTGACTACCCTGACCAGCAAAAAGTGATTGAAGGAGCTGATCAAGCTCTGCAATGTTTCAAAAATCAGGGTTATATCATTCTTGGGGTGACCAATCAGGCTGGAGTTGCAGCCCGACATAAAACCCTGAAAAATTGTATTAAAGAGCAACAGAAAACTCTTGAATTGCTTCCCCAGCTCAAAGGAATTATTTTTTGTCCTGACTATGGGGCAACCTGTTATTATTGCGAGCGGCACTACTTTTCTGAAGTAACCACTAAAGCATACGCTGGAGAATACCGAAAACCAAAGCCGGGAATGATTTTGCAGTTTAAAACGAACGGCTCTTCAGCTTTGATGGTTGGCGACCGCAACGCAGATGCTGAGGCAGCCGTTGCAGCTGGAATTCCGTTTATGTGGACCTCGGATTGGCTAGCCAAATATGGAAGCTGACAGAACTGTGTCCAGAAACTCAGCATAGGGAAAGCGTTCGCGTAGCGTGGCCTACGGCCAATCGCATCTGTTTCGGGTTGCCAGTTACTCTCCCGCCACTTGTAGAACATCC includes:
- a CDS encoding GTP-binding protein, which codes for MDNIRIVVTGTIGAGKSTFVRTFSEGAVIETERTATDATSLFKKKTTVALDFGLRPLNRNLDLHLYGTPGQARFDFMWDILIRRAHAYILLMAANRTSDFASARQILSFMQERVTIPMIIGLTHTDVAGAWTPEEIMMRMAYIGDPNQPPIVAVNPNNKTSVFEAVMILMAQMLCQGSVIEGARKEKVSKPAPLPVKNQYHWPKPQFLSGG
- a CDS encoding HAD-IIIA family hydrolase, with product MNSKLELFVDCDWTIRQPSGQGRFIDYPDQQKVIEGADQALQCFKNQGYIILGVTNQAGVAARHKTLKNCIKEQQKTLELLPQLKGIIFCPDYGATCYYCERHYFSEVTTKAYAGEYRKPKPGMILQFKTNGSSALMVGDRNADAEAAVAAGIPFMWTSDWLAKYGS